The following coding sequences are from one Onychomys torridus chromosome 16, mOncTor1.1, whole genome shotgun sequence window:
- the Ccdc184 gene encoding coiled-coil domain-containing protein 184, with protein sequence MEDSLLEIMTKDGGDMPAPLEVSTVPAVGDVISGEYNGGMKELMEHLKAQLQALFEDVRAMRGALDEQASHIQVLSDDVCANQRAIVSMCQIMTTAPRQGGLGVAGGKGSFPSVPHEPETPSPGTGDSGLLDRNPEEEDEDEEEEKGIPSPATPTSHCERSESPCAGLLGEDGPLVEPLDLPDITLLQLEGEVSL encoded by the coding sequence ATGGAGGACAGTCTGCTGGAGATCATGACCAAGGACGGCGGCGATATGCCGGCGCCTCTGGAGGTGTCCACGGTGCCCGCCGTGGGGGACGTGATCTCTGGGGAGTATAACGGCGGCATGAAGGAACTGATGGAGCACCTGAAGGCCCAGCTGCAGGCCCTGTTTGAGGACGTGAGGGCCATGCGAGGGGCGCTGGACGAGCAGGCCTCGCACATTCAGGTTCTGTCGGACGACGTGTGCGCCAACCAGCGGGCCATAGTCTCCATGTGCCAGATTATGACCACCGCGCCCCGCCAGGGAGGCTTGGGCGTGGCTGGCGGCAAGGGGAGCTTCCCGAGTGTTCCCCATGAGCCGGAGACACCTTCGCCTGGGACTGGGGACAGCGGCTTGCTGGATCGTAATccagaggaggaggacgaggatgaagaggaggagaaagggatacCCAGCCCCGCCACACCCACCAGTCACTGTGAGCGCTCTGAGAGCCCCTGTGCTGGTCTCCTTGGGGAGGATGGGCCACTTGTGGAGCCCCTCGACCTGCCTGACATTACCCTGCTGCAGCTGGAGGGCGAGGTCTCTCTGTGA